In a single window of the Elaeis guineensis isolate ETL-2024a chromosome 4, EG11, whole genome shotgun sequence genome:
- the LOC105043130 gene encoding histone-lysine N-methyltransferase family member SUVH2, giving the protein MDPSPPATPFPDLNLIPYPLPFPKVEPKLEQPDLAGSSPSADDRSGPREPPPPNPNLNLSSLLSPEVHTPLQQLSPTTDEDALFAEYFRLAQLFLSSYAAKRPVRPTNDARSLVPTPQAGPPAAPAAESNGSSSALVVSKRRKARSAEMVRVSSLSVRDQIYFRDLVRRTRITFESLRALLIREEEKAESLGLLAKRTRADLKAAALMADRDLWLNRDKRIIGAIPGINIGDVFFFRMELCVIGLHGQVQAGIDYVPASRSSSGEPIATSIIVSGGYEDDDDSGVVLIYTGHGGRERNQLKQSINQKLEGGNLALERSMNYGIEIRVIRGIKSDRSPIGKVYVYDGLYKIVECWMDTGKSGFGVYKYKLIRMQGQEEMGTVVLKLAEDLKAQPLRVRPAGYLSLDISMGKENFPVSLFNDIDDDQDPLLFEYLAHPIHPVAAFQGKHTDGGGGCECVSNCSVGCCCAERNGGEFPYDRNGMLLKGKPLIYECGTMCRCPPTCPNRVSQKGLRNRLEVFRSRETGWGVRSLDLIRAGAFICEFSGIVLMKQQAEVLSMNGDSLVCPGRFPGRWVEWGDISDVFPDYVPPDFPSLADLSCSIDVSRARNVACYLSHSCSPNVFVQFVLYDHYNVSCPHLMIFAMENIPPLRELSIDYGVVDEWVARLTM; this is encoded by the coding sequence ATGGATCCCTCCCCTCCGGCGACCCCATTCCCGGATCTCAACCTCATCCCCTACCCCCTCCCCTTCCCCAAGGTCGAGCCCAAGCTCGAACAGCCCGACCTTGCGGGCTCCTCTCCGTCGGCAGACGACCGCTCCGGGCCCCGGGAACCCCCTCCACCGAACCCTAACCTTAACTTAAGCTCCCTTCTGAGCCCGGAGGTCCACACACCTCTCCAGCAGCTCTCCCCTACCACCGACGAGGACGCCCTCTTCGCCGAGTACTTCCGCCTCGCCCagctcttcctctcctcctacgcCGCCAAGCGTCCCGTCCGACCCACCAACGACGCCCGCTCCCTCGTCCCGACCCCGCAGGCGGGGCCACCGGCGGCGCCGGCGGCGGAGAGCAACGGGTCCTCCTCCGCCCTCGTCGTCTCCAAGCGCCGCAAGGCCCGGTCGGCCGAGATGGTCCGCGTCTCCTCCCTCAGCGTCCGCGACCAGATCTACTTCCGCGATCTCGTCCGCCGCACCCGCATCACCTTCGAGTCCCTGCGGGCTCTCCTCatccgggaggaggagaaagcCGAGAGCTTGGGGCTTCTTGCCAAGAGAACCCGCGCCGACCTCAAGGCGGCAGCGCTGATGGCCGACCGCGACCTCTGGCTGAACCGGGACAAGAGGATCATCGGGGCGATCCCTGGGATTAACATCGGCGACGTCTTCTTCTTCCGGATGGAGCTCTGCGTGATCGGGCTCCATGGGCAGGTGCAGGCCGGGATCGACTACGTGCCGGCCAGCCGGAGCTCCAGTGGCGAGCCCATCGCCACGAGCATTATCGTGTCTGGTGGCTATGAGGACGACGACGATAGCGGGGTTGTGCTTATCTACACCGGCCACGGCGGCCGGGAAAGAAACCAGCTGAAGCAATCCATTAATCAGAAGCTCGAGGGAGGGAATCTAGCACTGGAAAGGAGCATGAATTATGGCATTGAGATTCGGGTGATTCGAGGGATCAAGTCCGACCGGAGCCCCATCGGAAAGGTGTATGTCTATGATGGGTTGTATAAGATTGTGGAGTGCTGGATGGATACTGGGAAGTCGGGGTTCGGTGTGTACAAGTACAAGCTGATAAGAATGCAAGGGCAGGAGGAGATGGGCACTGTGGTTCTGAAGTTGGCAGAGGATTTGAAAGCGCAGCCACTGAGGGTGCGGCCAGCTGGTTACTTGAGCCTTGACATTTCGATGGGGAAGGAGAATTTCCCTGTGTCATTGTTCAATGACATTGATGATGATCAGGACCCTTTGCTGTTTGAGTATCTTGCTCATCCCATTCACCCTGTTGCTGCTTTTCAGGGAAAGCACACTGATGGAGGAGGCGGGTGTGAATGTGTGTCGAATTGCTCGGTTGGTTGCTGTTGTGCAGAGAGGAATGGAGGTGAGTTTCCTTATGATAGAAATGGGATGCTTTTGAAAGGGAAGCCGTTGATATATGAGTGTGGCACCATGTGCCGGTGCCCACCAACTTGTCCTAACCGGGTAAGCCAGAAGGGATTGCGAAACCGGTTGGAGGTTTTTAGATCAAGGGAGACAGGGTGGGGAGTTCGGTCACTTGATTTGATTCGAGCTGGGGCCTTTATCTGTGAGTTTAGTGGGATTGTGCTGATGAAGCAACAAGCTGAGGTGCTTTCAATGAATGGTGACAGTTTGGTGTGCCCTGGCAGATTTCCAGGAAGGTGGGTGGAATGGGGAGACATATCTGATGTCTTTCCAGATTATGTGCCACCTGACTTTCCTTCTTTAGCTGATCTGAGCTGTTCAATAGATGTCTCAAGAGCAAGGAATGTTGCTTGCTATTTGAGCCATAGCTGTAGCCCCAACGTGTTTGTGCAGTTTGTACTATACGATCACTATAATGTGTCGTGTCCTCATCTAATGATTTTCGCAATGGAGAACATCCCTCCTTTAAGAGAGCTCAGCATTGACTATGGTGTGGTGGATGAATGGGTGGCAAGGCTAACGATGTAG